Genomic window (Zingiber officinale cultivar Zhangliang chromosome 2B, Zo_v1.1, whole genome shotgun sequence):
AGAGATGAGAGAGAGTGTTCAAAGTTTTGAACACAACACCctctctcttaatttttttttcttatttaaattataaaatttttaatattatttaaaaaactaataaaagggATGAATAAGTGAATGGTAGGACccataaataataagtgttaacgTTAAAAGAGATGTGAGTGAAAGACATGTTGTTATAATAAATATGTGATAGTGAGTCCTATATTTTTTATGAGACAATGAATATTATAATGAATTAACGTTACGGATGTTCttacaatttgaaaaaaaaacataaattgctaTTTTAACTTCTGTCAGAACAAAAAAAATGATACGACAAAAATGATATTTAATTAGAGTTTCAGAAGGTTGATCTTCCAAAATTTACCACCATTAAAAGCTCTTGCTTCAGCAGCAGACCAACATCTCTGCCTCTGTGTTTACTGCTCTGCTGTCCTTTGTCTTCTTCCATCCTCTCCCCTTTTGAACGGTCCTTTTTCCTCCTAGTTTTCACTCAAGATGTACCCTTTTCATCTTTTCGTTTTattcttttcccctcttcttcttcttcttgaagcATCGCTCTCTATCAGAGGTTTGTTtctcccttttcttttctttatttttgaacTGCTCAGGATCAGTTTATTTCACTAGAATTTGGAAATTTCTTGATACAAAATGCAGATGCTGTTAGCAGAATGGAAGAGCAATATGCTGTTAATTCTACTTCTTTGCTCCAGTGGTTCAGGTACACTCTTCCTCAATCTTATTATACTATTGTTTTGGAGGAATAAACCATTTGTGCAGATCTTGCAGGTTCATATGTTGGAATCAACATTGGAACTCAGACGTCCAACTTGCCACCGGCAGCTGACATTGTCTCCATCTTGAGAACTCAGCAGATAAAGCATGTACGTCTGTTTGATGCTGATCATCGGATGCTCCATGCCTTAGCGAACACCGGAATAGAAGTCGTAGTCGGCGTTCCTAACGACCAGGTGCTGCAGATAGGAAATTCTCAATCACAAGCAGCTGATTGGATCAACAAAAATGTTGCTCCTTTTGTCCCGGCAACTAGAATCGCTTACATTGCCGTCGGCGATGAGATCTTGACGACGTTTTCAAATGCCAATGCCACACAAGTACTCGTCCCCGCAATGCAGTTCCTCCATTCTGCACTTTTGGCCGCGAATCTTAACTTTCAGGTTAAGATCTCCAGCCCTCAGTCCATGGACATGATCCCCAAACACTTTCCCCCATCAACAGCTACTTTCAATTCATCATGGAACTCTGTGATGGAGCAGTTGCTTCGGTTCTTAAAGACCACCGGAGCTTCCTTCATGCTAAATGCGCAGCCGTATTACGGTTATACTGAAGGAGAAGGTGTTTTCCCCTTGGAGTATGCTCTTTTCCAGCCACTGAAACAAAGCAGTCAGATGGTCGACCCTGATACAGATCTCCACTATCTGAACATGTTCGATGCGATGGTCGATGCTGCTTATTACTCGATGCAATCCCTCAACTTCTCTGGCATTTCTGTGATGGTTACATCGTCTGGGTGGCCGTCTCTTGGAGGAGCCACTGAGCCAGATGCTAACATCGACAATGCTTTGGCTTACAACAGCATGCTTATTGGGCGTGCGCTCAATGGATCGGGCACACCAAGTCGATCAAACTCATCTGTTAGCATATACTTGCATGAATTGTTCAGTGAGGACCTCCTACCGGGGCCTGTTTCTGCAAAAAACTGGGGGGTTTTTGCCTCCAATGGGACTGCACTTTACCCTTTGAACTTTGGGCATCTAGTGAAGTCTAGTTCAAATTCAACAGGTTTGGTGGGAATTTTTTGTGTGGCTAATTCTCGTGCCAATTCCGATGATCTGAAGAAAGGATTGGATTGGGCGTGCGGACCGGGTTCGGCAAACTGCACGGCTATTCAACCGGGACAACCATGTTACCAAGCCAACAATCTTGAAGCCCTTGCTTCCTATGCCTACAATGATTACTACCATAGAACTCAGGCAAATGGTGGTACCTGTATCTTTGGTAACACAGCCATGGTCACCACTACTGATCCCAGTAAGCTTTCCTCTCTGATTCAAAAGGAtgcaaatacaaatacaaatacaaatacaaatactcATCATTTAGATTTGTTTAAATGACTAATAATTTGATCATTGTTATTAATCCAATTTTTATCAGGCCATGGCTCATGTATCTTTGCTGGAAGGTGAGCAATTTGAAAGATTAAAAAAGGTTCAAGTGCTGTTCTAGTTTGTTTCTGAAGAGTGTTCATTGGATGGAAATTACAGGTCAGGCTCAAGCTCCAGCTCCAACACATCCGGTGGTTCAACGACCAGTTCAGCCTTCGGACCTGGCGATGCCTCGAGTCAGGCTTCAAAACTGCAGGAGGTCTCCACCATTCTTATAGTTGCAACTTTGCTGCATTTCCTAGTTGTTTACATGTAAACCATATCTGCTATCACCATTGCTTTTGCTCCCTGTTTTTGATTTTCTGGTCATTGATTCTGGTGATTTCTGAATACTGTCTTTTGAATATCAACCTTACAAATATATCTTGTGATACTGCGAATCTTTGATGCTTCCATTTAAGTATCAAAATTACGAGTCAAATTTTCTTCTGCTTTTATTCAAGGAGTTAAACGACCCTTATGGTGCTGAGTCACCATCAGCGGAATTTGGATCAGACTGGTCGACTCATGATTTAAACAAATATGGTCAGATCAATAATCTCAATTGATAATGCCACAATCATATAAATTGTTCACAACTATCTCATTCAAATATGTAAAAGAACGTAGTATCTTCAAACAGATGTTCAATTTAGCACTACGGAATTGCGTTCAAGATACAAACACATGATAACCATAGACGCGAATGTGAAATCCTACAACTGTCAACTTCTGTGAAAAGCTATTCGAACCAGCTCTAGAAGGGTTGATATTATATATTAGCATTTGAAGCCATGACATACAGACAAAATTATGATAAGAATTAGTGCAATAATGATTCCCAAAACAATCAACTTAATCTTCATGTTCTGTAGCCACATCTTCCTCCTGATCTGTGTTCCTTGCTGTCTAAAATCCTGTGCCTGGGAGCGAAGGTTCTCAGTCTTATCGACAAGCAACTCAATTTTCTCACCACGGTCAAGAACCTATAACCGAAAAGGATCAGTTAAAAAGAAACACAAAGAATGTCCTCAAGCAGTGAATGTCAAAAACCTAAGAATGAATTAATATGACTTCGCAAGCACAAAGTACCTTTTCAATGTTTTCCATCATAACTCCTTTGACTTCTGAAACCTGAGCTTTCACCTTTGTGAGTTTGCTAATCTCTTCAGGGTGATCTATGCAGTACTGCATGTGCTCTTTCAGCTTGGACCTGATGGGTTAGTAAAATGTTCCATGATAATCGTGGTTAGACAAAAGCTGAAAGACTAGAATCTGAGTGATCATTGAAAACATTACCCGAATTCACAGGTAAGGCTATTGGCTGCAGCAGTTGCAGCTTTGCCTCCATATCTTTTGCTGAAGTCCTCCTTCACCCTTTCCAGAAAGGCAATGGGAATTTGCCTCCCTACTGATTCAACGGCAACCACACAATATGCTACAAAATGCAGAGTGCACTTCAGTTTAGCTCTGGTTTCATAGGTCAATTAtacagataagagaaatgaaatCAGATAAGAATCGACAGCAGATCATGTTCGAGTATTGAACTAAAACAAAAATGGCAATAGCAAGCCATCGAAAGGTATTCAACAGACCAGATTCTATTAGCCTAATTAACATACCACATTTATCAGGTTTCATAAAAGGTACAAAGTTTCACATAGCAAACAATCTCTCTCATATATTGTGAACTAGAATGAAAGCCTACAAACATGTCCTGTATCTGTGTCTATACTACAGTTTATTATAAAGCACTACACAAGATTGGTATTTGACAATGGACACAGATATAAAAATAGTTTCACCATAAGAATCCTTACAATAAGTACAAAGTTACCATAGTTTCAGTTATGTGCAGACACCCAAACATCAACCATATATTTAAACCATGTTTAGACAAGATAGTTAATGCGAACAAGTTAATTTTCTGCATCAGTAGTATATATACATCGATACTTAACATTCAAGGTGATAGTTAACGAAATACAAGTCACCAATTATATATGTTAAAGTTGGCAGACTGCCCATGTATTCTAAAGTCTTAAGCAGTTAGAAAATGAAATCAGTATACATTTACATTGTTCAGACTCGGGCATGGACAAGATTGGGGACAAGGCCAAGATGTACACCTGGTCTCAGATTCAATACCATGTCCTACTCAACTAATTCACCAGGTTTTAGGAAGTGTATACATATGATATGTGATCAGGTTAATGTAGAATGCAAAGTTAATTTGATTGTCCATGCAGGTTCCTTATTGCTTGATTTATAAATTATCTACtgattttctcttcattttgTTTACTATTTGCCAGTGTTTACATATTGATCACAAGATTAAAAATCCAAACCATTCCGTTGAACTTGGGAAATTCCTAATCCAAATATATTGGAATAGAACAAAGCTCGATCCATCTAAAAATGTTTGGGAAGAGGCAGTGCCACAATATGACTAGTCATGTGCTAGAAAAACCACTCCTTGCTTGTTGATAATGAACGACTAAGAACAACGAACTAGGAAGAGTATAATTGCTGAATTTAGCCAAAGCACGAAGGAATGGAGAGAAAgcacccaaaaaaaaaaacactccaTAATCCGGATCGGGACCAGGGGGCGTACTGTATCCGTCCTCGACGAGGTAATTGAAGGTATGGGCGTCGCAGTTGTAGGTGAACTTATTATTGCTGGAGGGGAGTTTCTGCAGGCACTGGGAGGCGATGCTGTTGAAGTTGCCGGTGAACTCCGTGTACTCCGCCAGGACTATCGTTCCGCGCGCCACGAAGCTGTAGATCAGCGACTGCTGCCCCATCTCACCGCCTCAGCAGCAAACGCGAACCCTAGACGGTGGATGGGAGGAGATCGGGAGTAGCAAGTCGGAGACGAAAAATCGCGTCTTTTTCTTGCCGTCTAAGCAAAAGGCCGACTAGGTAATTAATTTGAAGACCGTGGAGTAATTTGGTGAAATAATAGGGTCCAACTGAAAAAACGCAGAACTTTCCAATTTAAAACGAAAATCAAAATCAACCCAAGTTCGGTCTTCCGGTCTGCAACCTGCTCACGGCCGGCGACACGAAGGAATTGCGgggatgagagagagagagagagagagagagagagagagaggagatgcTTCCGGAGGTGTGGGAGGAAAGGAGGGCATCGTCGGCATCGACTGCAAGTACACCGCCATGCtcctttcaatttcttgtttccacgcaatgagaattttttttattactccTAGTTCCACATGACCCCATGGATATCACCGTCAAGCTATCTAGGGTTCGCCGACAAAATTCGGTAGCTCCGTGAGGTGAGTTCATGTCACCTCCTCGTATGCCTAAGCAAGCATCACACTTTGGTCGATACTGCAAATTGGGTGCTCTTTCTCTATCCATGAAGGTCGCAGAGGGGTAAAGTTGTCGAGCTGAATCCTTCTCACTCAACCTCATTGAGTGCATTATTTGTGTTTAAAGATTGAATCGTTGACATTAATTTGCCCAATAATTGAACTGGTCACCTTTAGCAATTGACAGGATATTGTCATTATCATCTAGATGATTAAAGAGACAAAATTACATCAGGAAGTGTGTTTTATCATGAGCCTGTACAAAATGATTGTTGGACAATATTCCACAGTCTTGAAGATATTTACCTGAGTTACATGGAATATGCTGAATTGAACCTAGAGATGATTTAAACTGATAATTTTAAGCTGTCAGGTTGATCATCTGAGTACTTCTCCCCATGCATATATCCATAATTTTAATGTTTGCGATaattataaaccaatcataatgCCTTAGAACTCAAAAAGTGGGACTAAAcattctcattcacaatggagtccTTTCCCTTCACCTCTTCACCTCTTCTTGTTTCCATTCAATTTCTAACAATGATTTGCGTCTGGCAATGGTTTCGTGTAGACGGAGTTAGAATAGACATAATCCGATGGAAATTGAAAAAGAACACTAATCAATACTTTACTGTCGAGTAGTGATTCTATACTAGTCAGCTATTTTATCTCAACAGCATTATTGATGATGTGATCATGTGGTCGGTTATTTACTAATTCTATCTGTTTGAATCCCTTTCTTTGGATTTCAATGTTTGCGTGTTCAACTTCCCTCAGAATTCAAGATCAGTAATTTTTCTATTTGGGAGTCGAGTTGTAATTGTGCACTACTGCCTTCTTATCGCTACTGTCCTTGTCATTTCAGCTCGTTTGTCTCAATAAGAACTTGCTCTATCAGCATCAGGCAAGGAGAAACAAACAGATGGCTATATAGAAACAGAAACGTGCAATTTTCTTAAACAATTATTTGGAGAAGCACTCTGAGCTCAGACATCAAGCAGTGACAGGAACCCAATTAAAAGTACGTCTCCGCTACCCTTCAACTAACCATAATAGACTCGACACCAATCGAGAGAAGATCTCGTAATGCACCCTGTTCAAATGTAATTTTATTTAGTCTATATGTTTCTTCATTCTTTGTGTATTTACAAAGTGTTTTTTCTTTCATTCTTGCTTCTGCAAGCAAGAACTAGAACCAGAGTAGCAGCTTCTCTCACACTCTCACCATTACATTGAAAGTTATAAAATCTGCACCTTTCTCTGGTTTTCATCCAACTGGAGTTGCCTCAACGCCTCAAATGCAGACTTGGTGAGTGCGACTCCACGAGGATCGACCACAGAACCTGCACATCCTCACATTGGCACGACTTCACGTCCTCATAGAGGATGTAAATCCCTCTCTCTGTTAAGGTAAACCATTAGTATTGAGTGAAGGAAGAAACTACACCAACTCACCAAGAATGAAACAAGGATTGAAATGGTGCATACTCTTTCTGTGAGCAGAGTGGAGGCGAAACCAGAGCCTCTTGAAGGGGGAGTAGAGGGACCGAAGCCAACCCATGGGAGGAGGCGGAGGGAGCTCAGAGCTGCACTAAGAACACTGCTCCATTATCTGTGGTAGGAGGGGATTGAAGGTGGAGAGTTAAGTAGTAGACTCGGTTTGCTTTTGGCAGGGGTGAAGTCTCTTTCACTTTCTCATGCCCTTCCAAAAGATTTGATTctataaaaagaataaaaaaacattaattGAATTAGATATTAGCTCGGTAACAAGTCACCTTCCAACTTCCACTCTTCTCCTTCAAGCTCCCTCTGCTCCACTGCATTAGGCAAGCTATTTCTTGCTTTGCCATGGCACAAATCATATGATTTCTTTTGAGTCAAGAGAAGAGGAAATATAGAGTTTCTTACAACATTGGGGATTGACTTGTTAGCCTCCTCCCTTTTGGACTCTTTCTCAAGGTTCCATTGGCTCACCGACTGAATTGACAGGGGAAATTGTTCTCTCTGCTAATAAATTTGTTAtcataataacaacaacaaagaATATATACTTAATCTTAATCTTGTCTTTTACCTCTCCTGGATCTCTGTGATTTCTCTTTGCTGAACTATTTTGGTTTGGATTTATTCACAATTCATTTCATCGAGGTGGATCTTAAGGTAAGTAAGACTTTCACTGGCGTTACATGTGAAACTTTCTTGACGCCACTGAAGAATttaccttttttttcttcttctgctgtGATGATAATTTTAATATCTTAAAGATACGTTGCTTCAGCCATGCATCTGCGTGAATGTTTTGGTTCAAGTATTCAACGACTCAAATTTGTTTATTCAACCGCTCATTTTAAATACATCGTTTGCAGGCGACGCACGCTAAATCTGGAAAAAACGAGCATGGCTATAGCTGCATTACACGCTGCATTGGACTTTTGAACTTGGCCTGATCCAGCGGTTTAGGCAAAAATGAAGGTAAAGTTGAATTGAGTGAAGTAGGCAGTGtgtaagaaagaaaaaaattatgtagttttttttttaaaaaaaaataaggtagGTGTCTATAGGAAAAATCAGACTAATTTATGTACAAgtcgattttttaaaaatatttatttggaCAAACCCCTATTTTTTGAAATGTGAGtattcttttctcattttttatcAAAAGGCCGGCGATCCCTGTCTTTTCATAAAATGACACCGCTGTTTTGTATATTATTTAACATTATTTTTTTCTGCCACAAGAAGTGTCTTATAGTAGCCATGAAATATAAATATTGTAATAGCTACGAAATTAAATTTGTATGAATATGTCAAAtttatattgtaataattatgaaattggaattgttataatataaatattttggCTAATTTATCAAAAGGTATACGTTATATATTGTATTTATCAAAAGACGTAGGGTATTTTTGTTTATACCAAATGACAcagataaaaaatttatttcccAGATTACTCCTCTGACAACTTGCCAACCTCCTTTTTTCAATCACCATTCTCCAAGCATTCAAGCCACAAAttgaattgaaaattattttatgattcgGATGCACGTCctctcaccgtctctctccctccatccctctAGCCTGATTTTATAAACACGAAAGAAATATAAACCTCCTTCACTTGCCATTCCTTCTCGTGCTGGTTGGGGGGATTGCAAAAGATCAGTTAGGGTTTAGGGATATTGACGTAAGAGTTTTAAGAGAAGTCCAAAGGACAACAGTAGTTAAAAACGTCAGCGTTCAATGACAAACTTTTAGCAAGAGTGAAATTAGTAGAAGAATATAATTAAAGATTTAGCGATGTATGTATAGATTTATTATTGTAAATAGGGTAGTgatgtaaaaaaaattacagtTTGGTTATAAAGGGTGATGAAAAAAAACGTGTTTATGGTTTCATTGGATGTGTGGGGAATAAATATTCAATAACACATGCAATATGATGTAATCCAATACTTAATCGATTTGCAAGGTGCTCCAGTATGATGCTAGATTTTAGCCAGACCTTGCTCATGCATGCTAGGTTAATATGGTGTTATCAggacgttgggcctgatatgcgatcatatcaggcccacttaCTGCCTTTATCAAAAGTTTTGTTTGATACCATATCTACCTTCACTCCTCGCTCAACCCTTCATAGTGATTGAGAGTTTGCATAAATCTAATTACCCTTGTTCCATCAATGTGTGTTGACTAAAAGCCATTTATGGACCTAAACTTATTTGATTACACCCATTTAACGTTTTGTTAGTTTCTGTGGTTGTAAGGAGTTAAATTGTACTAACCATTTTTTATTTAGGCCTCTCATTATCTCATTGGTGGTCTAAGTTTACAAGAACTTTTTGCTTCAATACGAACCTGATATTGGATGATATCAGGCTTAGCTTGGGCTTGATATgtaatcatatcaggtccaatatgatcttttgttaaaactttacttttacatCATATAGATCTTTTCCTCGCTAAACCCTTCCTAGCGGTTGGAAATATGCAAAATTACAAAAACCCTAGGCCCATATCAATCGGATTGTGTCACAACCACtgataaattatgaaaatctaATAGGTACATCATATACTTGGTCTTTGATAAATTTGTATGTACAACAACACTTgattatgtagttgcaaatttactaaattagtttgtaatttatttatcagggacGATCATATAACTGAAGAAAATCTCTCTAAGATATGAAATACGCTTGATACAAATTCTAGCATTGAACATGGAGCTAATGTAGGAGAATTAGTCAGAagaaatattccatcatcttcggAGTATAGTGGTGTGCCTAACACAAATCGAAATACAAGTAGTAATTTTACATTTGATCTAAATAAAGAAGcaagtattcaagaagatgaggttttgaatccttgtacaacacttagtgattactttgagcctacttggagtgaggaAGAAGGGTATTATACCCAAATTGGAGAGGAATTACAATGtaatacagatgtacaagaattcttaacTGATGATATgtagattgaacaatatgaaatttcTCCAGAAcagtacagtgacttagaggaggagttcccaatagctatgatccatatattctaaattctcgattgctccaaaggccaattgaagaggcaacagatgaGCATGAATTTTCTGTTGGACAGATTTTTTcatctcgacaagagttcaagaatgcacttgtgaaacatgtcatggttaaacatatgagatataacccagttgacacttggaaaaataaagtaaaagtcatTTGCTTCAATCAACCATGTACATGGAGAGTAGTTGGCCGAGGGGATGtagagttcattgttacgaaatatataaaggaacaccaatgtggcaccattagggaaagttctgatcatcaagcatgctcttcctcctttgtagcgtcttttgttgaagagcaatttcttgctaatgaacagtACACGCCAAGTATGATTATATTAGATATAAAAGCTAGGTTTGGAATAACCATATCATATAAAAAAGCATACATACctcgagagaaagcgatgaagaaagtcgttggagattatgaccaagcatatagagatcttccactatatctgcgtgagttaagagtcagggatcctgaaacctatgtggcACTACATAGGAATGAGGATAATCAGTTCCAACGttgtttttggggttttggagcttgtagaagagtattcaggtcttatctacgcaaattgattggaattgatgccacacatCTAAGAGGAaaatatccgggtgtgttgttgatggctacaacAATTGgtgctaatgacaatgtcctcccagtagctTTTGGAATcactgaagttgaatgtgggtctgtataggagtggtttttggatcatacgaagagattctttgtTGTTGATGCAGAGTCAATGAGCATAGTATCAGATAAACATCGCGACATTATATcagcagttaggaaagtctaccctacctcccatcatgctttctattgccactacatgtcttgcaatatggtaacagatactggcagtaTGTCAGGTTTAGGCTTATTTTGGGCAGCAGttcgagcaaacacaacactccaatatgatctcataatgcagtccatgcttgaaaaacatccagatgctcataagtgacttcagaacattgaccctaaaagatgggctaattcATACTTTAGTTGCAGAAGGTACACAATGttaaccaccaattgtgtagagagtttaaatgctttgttcaaggagacacgtgaacttcccataaacaggttaattgataataccacaagaaaggtagctcaatgaTTCTATAACCGTAGGGAGGAAGTCTCGAAATGGTATGTTgctttgacacctcatgctaccaaagaaatggatTCAAGGAGGGAGAGAGCTAGAcaatataaagtccacccctactctcaatctgaaatggaagtagagatatGGGTGCTTCAttcattgttgatttggagagaaaatattgtaactgcggggagtttcaaattttagaattgccttgctcacatgcaattgccgtatgttggtgcaatatcccttaggtcaaggttgactggtttgaccaagcttgagtcttggtcatagtttcgatgtttgacaatacatgtagacacatggataatgcaggtgcagttgttcatatggggagattctgatcagggactgatcagtgtgaatgaagaagagtcaagtaggtatacctgactggatgaaaatcctggtgagtgaagccaggtgaaagtcctagtgagtgaagctaggcagtatggaaaatcctggtgagtgaagccaggtgaaagtcctagtgagtgaagctaggcagtatggaaatcctggtgagtgaagccaggtgaaagtcctagtgagtgaagctagacagtatggaagtactggtgagtgaagccagacagaaggaaaatcctgatgagtgaagccaggtgaaagacctagtgagtgaagctaggcagattgaagaccctagtgagtgaagctaggtgaaagtccaagtaggtcaagtgagtgaccggatacttggcatgaaagaaaagtccaagtgggtcaaagggattgaccggacacttggtgagggagtcctagcaggtcaagggagtgactagatgctaggcgtgacgtaccaacaggttaaggttgaccggatgttagtttgggaggtttgggacttggttttgggcaaaaaccaggctctggatcgatcagtggatcgatccagacctttcccagcgaacagaaagcctctggatcgatcagtggatcgatccagaggtcccaatcgatcagtggatcgattgggacgctgctgcttcgcgcgataaacgctggatcgatccgtggatcgatccaggcgtttttccagagcacagaggcgctctggatcgatccgtggatcgatccaaagcctccccgatcgattgggatccgaccgttgcgtcgtatttgagccgcaggcgagcgttgtcttcggtatctcttcacagattcatttcagatcttcaccagctcctccacagttcttctcaagctcgagatcgccagttcttgaaggttcttggaggctcttccaagtcaagaggcggatcaaagcaagaagaagaaactagggttagagtttgtgcactcattgtaagcttgtaagcttgtatttctttactaccctttcttcttcttgtattgagtcttgtagggcttctccgcccttggtagttaccataaaggagagttttattagtagagggtgtgtgtgtaggtgtggatccttggactattcacctcttgtgaggtggataccaagttaaccaaccgtgttagctttgtgtgatttgtttctgtattttccgctgcacatcttcgaagaaacaagcaacgacaagcatctagcacacgacgagctattcacccccccccccctctagctacttttcggtcctaacaccgTCATCATTCAacagaacatggatacactctcatattgtgagcattattttcattcacagaaTTGGAATGTGACATACATGGATTGTATTTATCCCTGTCGAAGCAAGGAATTTTGGCCTAAGGGAGTAAACAACATTATAGTTCTATGTTCGCATAGCCTTGTGCAGCCGGGTAGGCGAAAGAAGGTACGAATCGAGtcaaaacataatgggaaggtaaaaatcaaatgcagccAATGCAAACAACTGGGCCATAATCGGATGACCTGTAGAATGTCGCTAGCCCCTGGGTCTTGACTTACttgtaaattggaggagttgatCCATATATTTTGTATATTTTGTTTGCAGTACATCCATAtaattgtaagaaaaatagttGTGCAAAGTGATGTTACTGTTATATCTTTGATTGTagtatatattttataatacagtGTTATCTATAGTATGAGAAGTGTAAACTATCCTAGCAAGGCAGAACTAATACTTCACATCATATA
Coding sequences:
- the LOC122046572 gene encoding vesicle-associated membrane protein 721-like; this translates as MGQQSLIYSFVARGTIVLAEYTEFTGNFNSIASQCLQKLPSSNNKFTYNCDAHTFNYLVEDGYTYCVVAVESVGRQIPIAFLERVKEDFSKRYGGKAATAAANSLTCEFGSKLKEHMQYCIDHPEEISKLTKVKAQVSEVKGVMMENIEKVLDRGEKIELLVDKTENLRSQAQDFRQQGTQIRRKMWLQNMKIKLIVLGIIIALILIIILSVCHGFKC